In a single window of the Candidatus Binataceae bacterium genome:
- a CDS encoding glycine--tRNA ligase: MSQEQTTPTAPVRVTMEKLVNLCKRRGLIFPSSDIYGGLGSTWDYGPLGVELKRNVKEAWWREMVQRRADVVGIDAAILMHPRTWEASGHLQNFTDPLVDCKSCQQRFRADQVGARCPACGGELTAARQFNLMFKTFMGPVEDTASTVYLRPETAQGIFVNFANIVDTQRVKLPLGIAQIGKSFRNEITPGNFVFRTREFEQMEMEFFIKPDPAQEAQWFDYWLEQRFSWYLNFGLRPDHLRRRPHGADELSHYSRGTTDIEYLYPFGWGELEGVAKRGSFDLDRHAEMSGHDLSYFDEESRSRFRPWVIEPAAGVDRALLAFLLDAYDEDVMDNEERIVLRLDPRLAPVKVAVFPLLRKGGMPEKAQAIYQAMQRRFNAAYDQAGSIGRRYRRQDEVGTPFCVTVDHQSLADDTVTLRARDSAQQERVHVGALGEEIARRIGWER; the protein is encoded by the coding sequence TTGTCCCAGGAACAAACCACCCCCACCGCGCCGGTTCGGGTTACGATGGAAAAACTGGTCAACCTGTGCAAGAGGCGGGGCCTGATCTTTCCCTCCAGCGACATCTATGGCGGCCTGGGCTCGACTTGGGATTACGGGCCGCTGGGGGTTGAACTCAAGCGCAACGTCAAGGAGGCGTGGTGGCGCGAGATGGTGCAACGGCGTGCCGACGTGGTCGGCATCGACGCCGCCATCCTGATGCATCCGCGCACCTGGGAGGCCTCCGGCCATCTGCAGAACTTCACCGATCCGCTGGTGGATTGCAAAAGCTGTCAGCAGCGCTTTCGCGCCGACCAGGTCGGCGCGCGTTGTCCGGCCTGCGGCGGCGAGCTGACCGCGGCGCGCCAATTTAACCTTATGTTCAAGACCTTCATGGGGCCGGTGGAGGACACCGCCAGCACGGTCTATCTGCGCCCGGAGACGGCGCAAGGAATTTTCGTCAACTTCGCCAACATCGTGGATACCCAGCGCGTCAAATTGCCCTTGGGTATAGCTCAGATCGGCAAATCCTTTCGCAACGAGATCACGCCGGGCAATTTCGTCTTTCGTACCCGCGAGTTCGAGCAGATGGAGATGGAATTCTTCATCAAGCCCGATCCGGCGCAGGAAGCTCAGTGGTTCGATTACTGGCTGGAGCAGCGCTTCAGCTGGTACCTCAATTTCGGGCTGCGGCCCGACCATTTGCGCCGCCGCCCTCACGGCGCCGACGAACTCTCCCATTATTCGCGCGGCACCACCGATATCGAGTACCTCTACCCCTTTGGATGGGGTGAGCTGGAGGGAGTGGCCAAGCGCGGCAGTTTCGACCTGGACCGCCATGCCGAGATGAGCGGGCACGACTTGAGCTATTTCGACGAGGAGAGCCGTAGCCGCTTTCGTCCCTGGGTGATTGAGCCGGCGGCCGGGGTCGATCGGGCCCTGCTGGCCTTCTTGCTCGACGCCTATGATGAAGACGTGATGGATAACGAAGAGCGCATCGTGTTGCGGCTGGACCCGCGCCTGGCACCGGTGAAGGTCGCGGTGTTTCCGCTCTTGCGCAAGGGTGGGATGCCCGAGAAGGCGCAGGCGATTTACCAGGCGATGCAGCGGCGGTTCAACGCCGCCTATGATCAGGCGGGGTCGATCGGGCGCCGCTATCGCCGCCAGGACGAGGTGGGGACGCCGTTTTGCGTTACAGTTGACCATCAAAGCCTGGCCGACGATACCGTCACCCTGCGCGCGCGCGATTCAGCGCAGCAGGAGCGCGTGCACGTCGGCGCCTTGGGCGAGGAGATCGCCCGGCGTATCGGCTGGGAGCGCTAG
- a CDS encoding P-II family nitrogen regulator, whose translation MKKVEAIIKPFKLDEVKEALSSIGVQGLTVSEVKGFGRQKGHTELYRGAEYVVDFLPKVKLEIIVADELSAQVVETVERAARTGRIGDGKIFVLPMEEVVRIRTGERGPNAI comes from the coding sequence ATGAAAAAGGTTGAGGCGATCATCAAGCCGTTCAAGCTGGACGAGGTCAAAGAAGCTCTCTCCAGCATCGGTGTGCAAGGACTGACGGTTAGCGAAGTCAAGGGCTTCGGCCGGCAGAAGGGACATACCGAGCTTTACCGCGGCGCTGAATACGTGGTCGATTTTCTTCCCAAGGTCAAGCTAGAAATTATCGTAGCCGACGAACTATCCGCTCAGGTTGTGGAGACGGTCGAGCGCGCGGCCCGCACCGGACGGATCGGCGACGGCAAGATCTTCGTGTTGCCGATGGAAGAGGTAGTGCGCATTCGTACCGGTGAGCGCGGTCCCAACGCGATCTGA
- a CDS encoding glycerol-3-phosphate acyltransferase, with product MVALASWGVLILAYLIGSLPVGVWVGKAFGVDPRAVGSGNVGMTNVARSIGGRAAAITFLGDVLKGLVPVMGGRVLEVSPAGLTLIALAAFLGSLYSIFLFFGGGRGISSGLGIWLGLAPPVAVMILLIFVLGLALTRIVSVGSVSAAIALPLVLGLWGYPANFLHLGLAMALLVLWRHRHNLRRLIRGQEPEFRLTHGVSDG from the coding sequence ATGGTTGCGTTAGCCTCCTGGGGGGTCTTGATTCTCGCATATTTGATCGGTTCGCTTCCCGTCGGGGTGTGGGTCGGAAAAGCCTTTGGGGTTGACCCGCGTGCCGTGGGTTCGGGCAACGTCGGGATGACCAACGTCGCCCGTAGCATCGGCGGCCGGGCGGCGGCGATTACCTTCCTGGGCGACGTCCTCAAGGGCTTGGTGCCGGTGATGGGGGGACGCGTCTTGGAGGTGAGCCCCGCTGGTCTGACGCTGATTGCGCTGGCGGCCTTTCTGGGCTCCTTATATTCGATTTTCTTGTTCTTCGGCGGTGGGCGCGGGATCTCCTCGGGGTTGGGCATCTGGCTGGGATTGGCGCCGCCGGTGGCCGTGATGATCCTGCTGATCTTCGTGCTGGGGCTGGCGCTGACCCGGATTGTCTCGGTGGGCTCGGTCAGTGCCGCCATCGCCCTGCCGCTGGTGCTAGGACTGTGGGGTTATCCGGCCAACTTCTTGCATCTGGGGTTGGCGATGGCGCTGTTGGTGCTGTGGCGCCATCGGCACAATCTGCGCCGGCTGATCCGCGGCCAGGAACCTGAGTTCAGGCTGACGCATGGCGTTTCCGACGGATAA